The proteins below come from a single Salinivibrio kushneri genomic window:
- a CDS encoding TonB-dependent hemoglobin/transferrin/lactoferrin family receptor, with translation MKTRKDIWTVKHSHRVALAVAAVLGTMSVTPQAVAESASAASQTQEANPVETLSVYGSRMDTQKANAGVAVSTVSLEEIEKRQGSNVTDLIRHLPNVSVLGGGRDAAQSVSIRGLSSENGRVIQLVDGARQNFSVGHRSSLFIDPELLSSVEVVRGPSSTLWGSGALGGVFAQNTKSASDFLSGTETLGGYVKQGFHSNDNASRTSGAVFGRSETVDWLVQSYYHDSDDSQLGNGQTLSYSADREKGGFAKLVFTPSLDHQWSFIARQGKRDAMVPSNPTTEEPSTSSPLVYRQVDDQSVSVAYNYNPSQPWIDLDAHLYWNDTEVNEHRVEKGEFDNNQMQTLGLSLSNRSNLENLTLTTGLDAYQDNFETVRDASSSMFGRPDDQDAEAQSVGLFTQVDVLLGQAWHWQAGVRFDAYDAKDKRPESTIGNHDDTAWSPSTALTWNATEQLALTASYREAFRAPSLEEMYASGTHFGMNQFVPNPGLKPEESANKELSMTYTLAHNGYVDQGFVDVRLFRNDVDNFIEQSIKYGPSGPKGQGFDGTTVKTNLPEAKLEGIEVSLHHQLGGFTNNVSYSQTEGKNKHDGSYLDNIPAHKWVVETDYALTTLPVSVGGRVSHYADQDDTNNAKTYDGYTLWDLYASYSPNGAWDGVKFDLAVDNLTDEQYTQAWAQTASPGRDIKFNVRYQF, from the coding sequence ATGAAAACCAGAAAGGATATTTGGACAGTAAAGCATAGCCACCGTGTTGCGTTAGCAGTCGCGGCTGTATTGGGTACGATGAGTGTTACGCCTCAGGCCGTCGCTGAGAGCGCGAGTGCCGCCAGCCAGACTCAAGAGGCTAACCCTGTAGAGACGCTCTCTGTCTACGGAAGCCGTATGGACACACAGAAAGCGAACGCTGGCGTGGCGGTGAGTACAGTGTCATTGGAAGAGATAGAGAAACGCCAGGGAAGTAATGTCACGGATTTGATTCGTCATTTACCCAATGTCTCCGTACTCGGAGGAGGGCGTGATGCTGCTCAGTCTGTTAGCATTCGTGGCCTTAGCAGTGAAAACGGCCGCGTCATCCAGCTTGTTGATGGTGCTCGTCAGAATTTCTCGGTCGGCCATCGTTCCAGCCTGTTTATCGATCCTGAATTGCTCAGTTCAGTCGAAGTGGTCCGTGGCCCTTCCAGTACTCTATGGGGGTCTGGTGCATTAGGCGGTGTATTCGCACAAAACACCAAATCAGCCAGTGACTTTCTCTCTGGCACAGAAACCTTGGGTGGCTATGTAAAACAAGGCTTCCACAGCAACGACAACGCCTCACGTACAAGCGGTGCGGTGTTTGGTCGCTCGGAGACGGTTGATTGGCTAGTACAAAGCTACTATCACGATAGCGATGATAGCCAATTAGGTAATGGCCAAACCTTGTCGTATTCTGCGGATCGAGAAAAAGGTGGGTTTGCTAAACTGGTGTTTACGCCTTCTTTGGATCACCAGTGGTCATTCATCGCGCGTCAAGGTAAACGTGACGCCATGGTTCCCTCTAATCCGACGACAGAAGAGCCGTCAACCTCGTCGCCCCTCGTGTATCGCCAAGTCGACGACCAAAGCGTGTCAGTCGCCTATAACTACAACCCAAGTCAGCCGTGGATAGACTTAGATGCGCACCTTTACTGGAATGATACCGAGGTCAATGAGCATCGGGTTGAGAAGGGTGAATTTGATAATAACCAGATGCAAACGCTGGGCTTATCTTTATCCAACCGCTCAAATCTTGAAAACCTCACGCTCACTACTGGGTTGGATGCCTATCAAGACAACTTTGAGACAGTACGAGACGCGAGTAGCTCGATGTTTGGTCGCCCAGATGACCAAGACGCCGAAGCACAAAGTGTCGGCTTGTTTACCCAAGTTGATGTACTGCTGGGACAAGCATGGCACTGGCAAGCGGGTGTCCGTTTTGATGCTTATGATGCGAAAGATAAGCGACCTGAATCGACCATTGGTAACCATGATGACACGGCGTGGTCGCCTTCAACTGCATTGACTTGGAATGCGACTGAACAGTTAGCATTGACTGCCAGCTATCGCGAAGCATTCCGTGCCCCGAGCTTAGAAGAAATGTATGCCAGTGGCACACATTTTGGGATGAACCAATTTGTGCCGAATCCCGGCTTGAAGCCAGAAGAAAGTGCGAACAAAGAGCTCAGCATGACCTATACGCTTGCGCATAATGGTTATGTAGATCAAGGTTTTGTCGATGTGAGGTTATTTAGAAACGATGTTGATAACTTTATCGAACAGTCAATTAAATACGGCCCCTCAGGCCCGAAAGGACAAGGGTTCGATGGGACGACTGTTAAGACAAATTTGCCTGAAGCTAAACTCGAAGGCATAGAGGTTAGCTTGCATCACCAACTTGGTGGTTTTACCAACAACGTGAGCTATAGCCAAACCGAAGGCAAGAATAAGCATGATGGCAGCTATCTAGATAATATTCCCGCTCATAAATGGGTTGTGGAAACCGACTACGCGCTGACGACGTTACCGGTGAGTGTTGGTGGTCGCGTTTCTCATTATGCCGATCAAGACGACACAAATAATGCCAAAACCTACGACGGCTATACCCTGTGGGATCTCTATGCAAGTTATAGCCCGAATGGCGCCTGGGATGGGGTGAAGTTTGACCTCGCGGTCGATAATTTAACCGATGAGCAATACACCCAAGCGTGGGCGCAAACTGCGTCACCCGGGCGTGATATTAAGTTCAATGTTCGTTATCAGTTTTAG